One genomic region from Esox lucius isolate fEsoLuc1 chromosome 24, fEsoLuc1.pri, whole genome shotgun sequence encodes:
- the LOC105029480 gene encoding oocyte zinc finger protein XlCOF6-like isoform X2, with the protein MSRLNSFRVFLNDRLTAALIDILGAANKTVEEYRVENDRLRRMLRITSKKLSRIDSLQFSLSVSEEEVPPEQNWSPSLGQEDPEPTQIKEEQEELSTSQGEEQDQGLFDTKDQCDQEDAFHTPTLTGYSPHSGWKMSTIQSFRAFLSDCLTACAGVEIFRTFKERVAEYQEENDRLRRMLRNALEIQLYSLQFLLSVSEEEVHPEQQIYEQEWSPSLGEEDPELTQIKEEQEEVRTSQEEGSILTPLCVKTVCQQEVPCQSLTLPQTQTMENRGSDSRPVDLQPFSTVTHLKGLDIPCEPPDNLNNFSSHSSALIRDPVGLDCSLPLDQDPSIGEHRLKLSITSRKSHQCQDCGEMFVLKADLLRHVTQTRKRPSECLSCRKRYNSTCKLKAHVRLCHSEKPGTCPVCGKTFKQKGHLTRHIRIHTGEISFSCSDCGKRFSQKDLSKHKLTHKVEKPFSCGDCGKNFRQNAHLTMHKLTHTGEKPFSCDHCGKSFSQKGNLANHKLIHTGEKPFSCTDCGKSFVLKQHLSMHKRTHTGEKPFSCGDCGKSFKRQEVLTVHLRTHTGEMPFNCGDCGKRFRHKGSFKIHIKSHTGEKPFSCGDCGKSFTKTTPLKIHLRTHTGERPFSCSDCGKTFNQKGNLTTHLRIHTRKNSLVCRDCGESFSQKEHLTEHIQNHTGEKPCRCTDCGKSFYMKADLRRHMLTHTGERPHSCSQCDKRFTTKTHLLRHIFIIHKGGKLESNNKRKENQDKERIFQLRN; encoded by the exons ATGTCTAGACTAAACTCGTTTCGTGTCTTTTTAAATGATCGTTTAACTGCAGCTCTTATAGACATTTTAGGGGCCGCTAATAAGACGGTGGAGGAGTACCGGGTGGAGAATGATCGGCTGAGGAGAATGTTGCGGATCACGTCAAAGAAGCTCAGTAGAATAG ACTCTCTGCAgttttctctctcagtctctgaaGAGGAGGTTCCCCCTGAGCAGAATTGGAGCCCCAGTCTGGGCCAGGAGGACCCAGAGCCCACACAGAttaaagaggaacaggaggaactcAGCACCAGTCAGGGTGAAGAACAGGATCAAGGCCTCTTTGATACCAAAGACCAATGTGATCAAGAGGATGCATTTCATACACCCACACTGACTGGATATTCACCCCACAGTGGATGGAAAATGTCTACAATTCAGTCCTTTCGTGCATTTTTAAGTGACTGTTTAACAGCATGTGCTGGTGTGGAGATTTTCAGGACATTTAAAGAAAGGGTTGCAGAGTACCAGGAGGAGAATGATCGGCTACGGAGAATGCTGCGGAACGCACTGGAGATACAGCTAT ACTCCCTGCAGTTCTTGCTCTCAGTCTCTGAAGAGGAGGTTCACCCTGAGCAGCAGATCTATGAGCAGGAGTGGAGCCCCAGTCTGGGGGAGGAGGACCCAGAGCTGACACAGAttaaagaggaacaggaggaagtCCGAACCAGTCAGGAAGAAGGCTCCATATTGACTCCTCTTTGTGTGAAAACTGTATGTCAACAGGAGGTTCCATGTCAGTCCTTGACTCTCCCTCAAACCCAGACTATGGAGAACAGAGGAAGTGACTCTAGACCAGTTGATCTCCAACCTTTCAGCACTGTGACCCACCTAAAGGGTCTTGACATTCCCTGTGAACCTCCAGATAATCTAAATAATTTCTCCAGCCACAGCTCAGCTTTAATCAGAGACCCAGTAGGATTGGACTGCAGTCTACCATTGGACCAAGACCCATCAATAGGAGAACACCGTCTGAAACTCAGCATCACGTCTAGAAAATCTCACCAATGCCAGGACTGTGGTGAAATGTTTGTTCTGAAAGCTGATCTACTGAGGCATGTGACTCAAACCAGGAAGAGACCTAGTGAATGTCTCTCTTGTAGAAAACGGTACAACTCCACCTGTAAACTAAAAGCCCATGTCAGGCTCTGTCACAGTGAGAAACCTGGTACCTGCCCAGTTTGTGGCAAGACCTTCAAACAAAAAGGACATCTGACCAGGCACATTCGGATTCACACAGGAGAGATATCATTTAGTTGTAGTGACTGTGGGAAACGTTTCAGTCAGAAGGACCTTAGTAAACATAAACTGACTCACAAAGTAGAGAAACCGTTTAGCTGTGGTGACTGTGGAAAAAACTTCCGTCAGAATGCACACCTAACCATGCATAAactgactcacacaggagagaaaccattcaGCTGTGATCACTGTGGGAAAAGCTTCAGTCAAAAGGGGAACCTAGCCAACCATAAACTGatccacacaggagagaaaccattcaGCTGTACAGACTGTGGGAAAAGTTTTGTACTCAAGCAGCACCTATCCATGCATAAGCgcactcacacaggagagaaaccattcaGCTGTGGAgactgtgggaaaagcttcAAGCGGCAGGAGGTCTTAACTGTTCATTTAaggactcacacaggagagatgCCATTTAATTGTGGTGACTGTGGGAAACGCTTCAGGCATAAAGGGTCTTTTAAGATACATATAAAGTCTCACACGGGAGAGAAACCATTTAGCTGtggtgactgtgggaaaagcttTACCAAGACAACGCCCTTAAAAATTCATTTACGGACTCACACGGGGGAGAGGCCATTTAGCTGTAGTGACTGCGGGAAAACCTTCAATCAGAAGGGGAATCTAACCACACACCTGCGTATTCACACCCGAAAGAACTCATTGGTCTGTAGAGACTGTGGGGAAAGCTTCAGTCAGAAGGAGCACTTAACGGAACACATACAGaatcacacaggagagaaaccatgtAGGTGtactgactgtgggaaaagcttcTATATGAAGGCGGATCTAAGGAGGCATATGCtaactcacacaggagagagacCACATTCCTGCTCACAGTGTGATAAAAGATTTACCACTAAGACTCATCTGCTCAGGCATATTTTCATTATCCATAAAGGAGGAAAACTGGAGAGTAACAATAAGAGGAAAGAAAATCAGGACAAAGAGAGAATCTTTCAGTTGAGAAATTAA
- the LOC105029479 gene encoding E3 ubiquitin-protein ligase TRIM39 isoform X2 translates to MRRRSSKSGVSKPKTCKPQGVSHLLSEERPRASSLVSQPPPYTAALSRRRFTLTGAHDGDNLLCDQGPLAGRLPLAHSFLSEEQFQCAICLEIFVNPASTPCGHSFCMACIGKYWDGAKLCQCPLCKETFKKRPDLQINRTLREITEQFKSMSAVSRICTASRRGSLGTEGGGGGGGGEEGGGGGVKDTDHQENNILCLEKWTDSKTPANAPDCLPQLAVEQESDASTRVYRDLVCAVEKSQAELQEVIEINRRAAEHQAEIAIRQLEQEVAELRRRSHTLSQLAQSDDYGNYIQSYPSLCTPPPIRDWSGVSVNTDLETGPVYKSLSVLVQHFQEELARMAEFGVPAPVVTSVVQQPMVKKVQQYAVDVTLDSSTAHPRLVLSEDKKKVKCGDRHQLLPDNPERFDRVVCVLGKEGISSGRHYWEVEVGGKTDWDLGVASHSITRKGKITVNPSNGYWFLSLRDKHNYVFRTEPTTELPINIRPQKIGVFVDYEKGQISFYNVEAKLHIYTFTDTFCEFIYPFFSPCTNQSGKNDGHLIITPVLK, encoded by the exons ATGCGAAGACGCTCCTCCAAGTCGGGGGTCTCAAAGCCCAAGACTTGCAAACCCCAAG GTGTGTCTCACCTGTTGTCGGAGGAGCGGCCCCGGGCGTCCTCCTTGGTGTCCCAGCCACCCCCCTACACCGCAGCCCTGTCCCGACGGAGGTTCACCCTGACCGGGGCACATGACGGAGACAACCTGCTGTGTGACCAAGGACCTCTGGCTGGCAG GTTGCCACTTGCTCATAGCTTCCTGTCTGAGGAGCAGTTCCAGTGTGCCATTTGTCTGGAGATCTTCGTAAACCCCGCCTCCACTCCGTGTGGCCACTCCTTCTGTATGGCCTGTATAg GGAAATACTGGGACGGGGCTAAACTCTGCCAGTGTCCCCTTTGTAAAGAGACCTTTAAGAAACGCCCAGACCTCCAAATCAACCGGACCCTCAGGGAGATCACGGAGCAGTTCAAATCCATGTCCGCTGTGTCTCGGATTTGCACCGCGAGCCGCAGGGGATCCCTGGGAACTGAGG gtggaggaggtggaggaggaggagaggaaggaggaggaggaggagtgaagGACACGGACCATCAGGAGAACAATATTCTGTGCTTAGAGAAGTGGACGGACAGTAAG ACACCAGCTAACGCCCCCGACTGCCTTCCCCAGCTGGCGGTGGAACAGGAGTCAGACGCCAGCACGCGTGTCTACAGGGACTTGGTGTGTGCCGTGGAGAAGTCACAGGCGGAGCTCCAGGAGGTTATCGAGATAAATAGGCGGGCCGCGGAGCACCAGGCAGAGATTGCGATTCGTCAGCTGGAACAGGAAGTGGCTGAGCTGAGGAGGAGAAGCCACACCCTCTCACAGCTGGCCCAATCTGACGACTATGGAAACTACATACAG AGCTACCCCAGTCTCTGCACCCCTCCACCAATCAGAGACTGGTCCGGGGTGTCAGTGAACACTGACTTGGAAACAGGACCCGTCTACAAGTCGCTGTCTGTTCTGGTCCAACATTTCCAGGAGGAACTGGCCAGGATGGCCGAGTTCG GTGTTCCAGCTCCGGTGGTGACTTCTGTAGTTCAGCAGCCCA TGGTGAAGAAGGTTCAGCAGTATGCAG TGGATGTGACTCTGGACTCAAGCACCGCCCACCCCAGGCTCGTCCTATCAGAAGACAAGAAGAAGGTGAAATGCGGGGACCGCCACCAGCTGCTGCCCGATAACCCTGAGAGGTTTGATCGcgttgtgtgtgttctgggaaAAGAAGGCATCTCCTCTGGAAGACACTATTGGGAG GTGGAGGTGGGCGGGAAGACCGACTGGGATCTGGGCGTGGCCAGCCACTCAATCACCAGGAAGGGGAAGATTACGGTTAATCCCAGCAACGGGTACTGGTTCCTCAGCCTGCGAGACAAACACAACTACGTGTTCCGAACGGAACCGACCACGGAGCTGCCCATCAACATCCGGCCCCAGAAGATCGGTGTCTTTGTGGATTATGAGAAGGGCCAG ATATCATTCTACAACGTTGAGGCTAAGCTCCACATCTACACCTTCACGGACACGTTCTGTGAATTCATCTACCCCTTCTTCAGTCCATGCACCAACCAGTCAGGCAAGAATGATGGACACCTCATCATCACACCTGTTCTCAAGTGA
- the LOC105029480 gene encoding oocyte zinc finger protein XlCOF6-like isoform X1, translating to MSRLNSFRVFLNDRLTAALIDILGAANKTVEEYRVENDRLRRMLRITSKKLSRIDSLQFSLSVSEEEVPPEQNWSPSLGQEDPEPTQIKEEQEELSTSQGEEQDQGLFDTKDQCDQEDAFHTPTLTGYSPHSGWKMSTIQSFRAFLSDCLTACAGVEIFRTFKERVAEYQEENDRLRRMLRNALEIQLCRIDSLQFLLSVSEEEVHPEQQIYEQEWSPSLGEEDPELTQIKEEQEEVRTSQEEGSILTPLCVKTVCQQEVPCQSLTLPQTQTMENRGSDSRPVDLQPFSTVTHLKGLDIPCEPPDNLNNFSSHSSALIRDPVGLDCSLPLDQDPSIGEHRLKLSITSRKSHQCQDCGEMFVLKADLLRHVTQTRKRPSECLSCRKRYNSTCKLKAHVRLCHSEKPGTCPVCGKTFKQKGHLTRHIRIHTGEISFSCSDCGKRFSQKDLSKHKLTHKVEKPFSCGDCGKNFRQNAHLTMHKLTHTGEKPFSCDHCGKSFSQKGNLANHKLIHTGEKPFSCTDCGKSFVLKQHLSMHKRTHTGEKPFSCGDCGKSFKRQEVLTVHLRTHTGEMPFNCGDCGKRFRHKGSFKIHIKSHTGEKPFSCGDCGKSFTKTTPLKIHLRTHTGERPFSCSDCGKTFNQKGNLTTHLRIHTRKNSLVCRDCGESFSQKEHLTEHIQNHTGEKPCRCTDCGKSFYMKADLRRHMLTHTGERPHSCSQCDKRFTTKTHLLRHIFIIHKGGKLESNNKRKENQDKERIFQLRN from the exons ATGTCTAGACTAAACTCGTTTCGTGTCTTTTTAAATGATCGTTTAACTGCAGCTCTTATAGACATTTTAGGGGCCGCTAATAAGACGGTGGAGGAGTACCGGGTGGAGAATGATCGGCTGAGGAGAATGTTGCGGATCACGTCAAAGAAGCTCAGTAGAATAG ACTCTCTGCAgttttctctctcagtctctgaaGAGGAGGTTCCCCCTGAGCAGAATTGGAGCCCCAGTCTGGGCCAGGAGGACCCAGAGCCCACACAGAttaaagaggaacaggaggaactcAGCACCAGTCAGGGTGAAGAACAGGATCAAGGCCTCTTTGATACCAAAGACCAATGTGATCAAGAGGATGCATTTCATACACCCACACTGACTGGATATTCACCCCACAGTGGATGGAAAATGTCTACAATTCAGTCCTTTCGTGCATTTTTAAGTGACTGTTTAACAGCATGTGCTGGTGTGGAGATTTTCAGGACATTTAAAGAAAGGGTTGCAGAGTACCAGGAGGAGAATGATCGGCTACGGAGAATGCTGCGGAACGCACTGGAGATACAGCTATGTAGAATAG ACTCCCTGCAGTTCTTGCTCTCAGTCTCTGAAGAGGAGGTTCACCCTGAGCAGCAGATCTATGAGCAGGAGTGGAGCCCCAGTCTGGGGGAGGAGGACCCAGAGCTGACACAGAttaaagaggaacaggaggaagtCCGAACCAGTCAGGAAGAAGGCTCCATATTGACTCCTCTTTGTGTGAAAACTGTATGTCAACAGGAGGTTCCATGTCAGTCCTTGACTCTCCCTCAAACCCAGACTATGGAGAACAGAGGAAGTGACTCTAGACCAGTTGATCTCCAACCTTTCAGCACTGTGACCCACCTAAAGGGTCTTGACATTCCCTGTGAACCTCCAGATAATCTAAATAATTTCTCCAGCCACAGCTCAGCTTTAATCAGAGACCCAGTAGGATTGGACTGCAGTCTACCATTGGACCAAGACCCATCAATAGGAGAACACCGTCTGAAACTCAGCATCACGTCTAGAAAATCTCACCAATGCCAGGACTGTGGTGAAATGTTTGTTCTGAAAGCTGATCTACTGAGGCATGTGACTCAAACCAGGAAGAGACCTAGTGAATGTCTCTCTTGTAGAAAACGGTACAACTCCACCTGTAAACTAAAAGCCCATGTCAGGCTCTGTCACAGTGAGAAACCTGGTACCTGCCCAGTTTGTGGCAAGACCTTCAAACAAAAAGGACATCTGACCAGGCACATTCGGATTCACACAGGAGAGATATCATTTAGTTGTAGTGACTGTGGGAAACGTTTCAGTCAGAAGGACCTTAGTAAACATAAACTGACTCACAAAGTAGAGAAACCGTTTAGCTGTGGTGACTGTGGAAAAAACTTCCGTCAGAATGCACACCTAACCATGCATAAactgactcacacaggagagaaaccattcaGCTGTGATCACTGTGGGAAAAGCTTCAGTCAAAAGGGGAACCTAGCCAACCATAAACTGatccacacaggagagaaaccattcaGCTGTACAGACTGTGGGAAAAGTTTTGTACTCAAGCAGCACCTATCCATGCATAAGCgcactcacacaggagagaaaccattcaGCTGTGGAgactgtgggaaaagcttcAAGCGGCAGGAGGTCTTAACTGTTCATTTAaggactcacacaggagagatgCCATTTAATTGTGGTGACTGTGGGAAACGCTTCAGGCATAAAGGGTCTTTTAAGATACATATAAAGTCTCACACGGGAGAGAAACCATTTAGCTGtggtgactgtgggaaaagcttTACCAAGACAACGCCCTTAAAAATTCATTTACGGACTCACACGGGGGAGAGGCCATTTAGCTGTAGTGACTGCGGGAAAACCTTCAATCAGAAGGGGAATCTAACCACACACCTGCGTATTCACACCCGAAAGAACTCATTGGTCTGTAGAGACTGTGGGGAAAGCTTCAGTCAGAAGGAGCACTTAACGGAACACATACAGaatcacacaggagagaaaccatgtAGGTGtactgactgtgggaaaagcttcTATATGAAGGCGGATCTAAGGAGGCATATGCtaactcacacaggagagagacCACATTCCTGCTCACAGTGTGATAAAAGATTTACCACTAAGACTCATCTGCTCAGGCATATTTTCATTATCCATAAAGGAGGAAAACTGGAGAGTAACAATAAGAGGAAAGAAAATCAGGACAAAGAGAGAATCTTTCAGTTGAGAAATTAA
- the LOC105029479 gene encoding E3 ubiquitin-protein ligase TRIM39 isoform X1: protein MRRRSSKSGVSKPKTCKPQGVSHLLSEERPRASSLVSQPPPYTAALSRRRFTLTGAHDGDNLLCDQGPLAGRLPLAHSFLSEEQFQCAICLEIFVNPASTPCGHSFCMACIGKYWDGAKLCQCPLCKETFKKRPDLQINRTLREITEQFKSMSAVSRICTASRRGSLGTEGGGGGGGGEEGGGGGVKDTDHQENNILCLEKWTDSKTQMNVMEAEIHKLILQRQQKMDEIRSSLAQLQLAVEQESDASTRVYRDLVCAVEKSQAELQEVIEINRRAAEHQAEIAIRQLEQEVAELRRRSHTLSQLAQSDDYGNYIQSYPSLCTPPPIRDWSGVSVNTDLETGPVYKSLSVLVQHFQEELARMAEFGVPAPVVTSVVQQPMVKKVQQYAVDVTLDSSTAHPRLVLSEDKKKVKCGDRHQLLPDNPERFDRVVCVLGKEGISSGRHYWEVEVGGKTDWDLGVASHSITRKGKITVNPSNGYWFLSLRDKHNYVFRTEPTTELPINIRPQKIGVFVDYEKGQISFYNVEAKLHIYTFTDTFCEFIYPFFSPCTNQSGKNDGHLIITPVLK, encoded by the exons ATGCGAAGACGCTCCTCCAAGTCGGGGGTCTCAAAGCCCAAGACTTGCAAACCCCAAG GTGTGTCTCACCTGTTGTCGGAGGAGCGGCCCCGGGCGTCCTCCTTGGTGTCCCAGCCACCCCCCTACACCGCAGCCCTGTCCCGACGGAGGTTCACCCTGACCGGGGCACATGACGGAGACAACCTGCTGTGTGACCAAGGACCTCTGGCTGGCAG GTTGCCACTTGCTCATAGCTTCCTGTCTGAGGAGCAGTTCCAGTGTGCCATTTGTCTGGAGATCTTCGTAAACCCCGCCTCCACTCCGTGTGGCCACTCCTTCTGTATGGCCTGTATAg GGAAATACTGGGACGGGGCTAAACTCTGCCAGTGTCCCCTTTGTAAAGAGACCTTTAAGAAACGCCCAGACCTCCAAATCAACCGGACCCTCAGGGAGATCACGGAGCAGTTCAAATCCATGTCCGCTGTGTCTCGGATTTGCACCGCGAGCCGCAGGGGATCCCTGGGAACTGAGG gtggaggaggtggaggaggaggagaggaaggaggaggaggaggagtgaagGACACGGACCATCAGGAGAACAATATTCTGTGCTTAGAGAAGTGGACGGACAGTAAG ACCCAGATGAATGTGATGGAGGCTGAGATTCATAAGCTGATTCTACAGAGGCAGCAGAAGATGGATGAGATCAGGTCATCGCTGGCTCAGCTACAG CTGGCGGTGGAACAGGAGTCAGACGCCAGCACGCGTGTCTACAGGGACTTGGTGTGTGCCGTGGAGAAGTCACAGGCGGAGCTCCAGGAGGTTATCGAGATAAATAGGCGGGCCGCGGAGCACCAGGCAGAGATTGCGATTCGTCAGCTGGAACAGGAAGTGGCTGAGCTGAGGAGGAGAAGCCACACCCTCTCACAGCTGGCCCAATCTGACGACTATGGAAACTACATACAG AGCTACCCCAGTCTCTGCACCCCTCCACCAATCAGAGACTGGTCCGGGGTGTCAGTGAACACTGACTTGGAAACAGGACCCGTCTACAAGTCGCTGTCTGTTCTGGTCCAACATTTCCAGGAGGAACTGGCCAGGATGGCCGAGTTCG GTGTTCCAGCTCCGGTGGTGACTTCTGTAGTTCAGCAGCCCA TGGTGAAGAAGGTTCAGCAGTATGCAG TGGATGTGACTCTGGACTCAAGCACCGCCCACCCCAGGCTCGTCCTATCAGAAGACAAGAAGAAGGTGAAATGCGGGGACCGCCACCAGCTGCTGCCCGATAACCCTGAGAGGTTTGATCGcgttgtgtgtgttctgggaaAAGAAGGCATCTCCTCTGGAAGACACTATTGGGAG GTGGAGGTGGGCGGGAAGACCGACTGGGATCTGGGCGTGGCCAGCCACTCAATCACCAGGAAGGGGAAGATTACGGTTAATCCCAGCAACGGGTACTGGTTCCTCAGCCTGCGAGACAAACACAACTACGTGTTCCGAACGGAACCGACCACGGAGCTGCCCATCAACATCCGGCCCCAGAAGATCGGTGTCTTTGTGGATTATGAGAAGGGCCAG ATATCATTCTACAACGTTGAGGCTAAGCTCCACATCTACACCTTCACGGACACGTTCTGTGAATTCATCTACCCCTTCTTCAGTCCATGCACCAACCAGTCAGGCAAGAATGATGGACACCTCATCATCACACCTGTTCTCAAGTGA
- the LOC114830301 gene encoding gastrula zinc finger protein XlCGF46.1-like, producing the protein MSKLQSLRVFLNERLTAAAVEIFGVVENTVVGYQEENDRLRRMLRITPEMELRRIDSLQFSLTEEEVPQEKKKFERQWNHSLGQEDPDTRQIKEEHEELRSGQEEELEANIIELKCPQPSIKTEFDYDPFQSMTLPQTQTVEKEESDSRPVDLQPFSTVTHLRGLDIPCVPPDNLNHFSSHSSALIRDPVGLDCSLPLDQLSTIGTKSAKLSNKTRKTIHCRDCGESFILKADLQRHVTLTKKKPGECDSCRKHYNSTCKLKAHVRLCHSENPGPCPVCGKTFKLIGDWSKHMRIHTVEKPFSCGDCGRSFRQKGNLNSHKLTHTGEKPFCCGDCGKSYRRQQHLTTHKLTHTGEKPFVCGDCGKGFNRKEVLTMHILTHTGEKPFSCDDCGKSFRLKGNLNKHRLTHTGEKPFVCSDCGKSFNRKEVLTMHILTHTGEKPFNCGDCGKSFRQKRSLKLHIQAHTGEKLLWKIN; encoded by the exons ATGTCTAAACTACAGTCGCTTCGTGTGTTCTTGAATGAGCGCTTAACGGCGGCCGCTGTAGAGATTTTCGGGGTAGTTGAGAACACGGTAGTGGGGTACCAGGAGGAGAATGATCGGCTACGGAGAATGCTTCGGATCACACCAGAGATGGAGCTACGTAGAATAG ACTCCCTGCAGTTCTCTCTCACTGAAGAGGAGGTTCCCCAGGAGAAGAAGAAATTCGAACGTCAGTGGAACCACAGTCTGGGGCAGGAGGACCCAGACACCAGACAGATTAAAGAGGAACATGAGGAGCTCAGGAGCGGTCAGGAGGAAGAGCTGGAGGCTAATATCATAGAATTGAAATGCCCTCAGCCCTCTATTAAAACTGAATTTGATTATGATCCGTTTCAGTCCATGACTCTCCCCCAAACCCAGACTgtagagaaagaagagagtgaCTCTAGACCAGTGGATCTCCAACCTTTCAGCACTGTGACCCACCTGAGGGGTCTTGACATTCCCTGTGTACCTCCAGATAATCTCAATCATTTCTCCAGCCACAGCTCAGCTTTAATCAGAGACCCAGTAGGACTGGACTGCAGTCTACCATTGGACCAGCTGTCTACCATTGGAACAAAATCTGCAAAACTCAGCAATAAAACTCGAAAAACTATCCATTGCCGTGACTGTGGGGAATCCTTTATTCTAAAAGCTGACCTGCAGAGGCATGTGACTCTAACCAAGAAGAAGCCTGGTGAATGTGACTCCTGCAGGAAACACTACAACTCCACCTGTAAACTGAAGGCCCATGTCAGACTCTGTCACAGTGAGAACCCTGGGCCCTGCCCCGTTTGTGGCAAAACCTTCAAACTAATTGGAGATTGGTCCAAGCACATGAGGATTCACACAGTTGAGAAACCTTTCAGCTGTGGTGACTGCGGGAGAAGCTTCCGTCAGAAGGGGAACCTAAACAGTCATAAGCTGacgcacacaggtgagaagccatTTTGTTGTGGCGACTGTGGGAAAAGCTATAGGCGCCAACAGCATCTAACAACTCATAAACTGactcacactggagagaaaccctTTGTCTGTGGCGACTGTGGGAAAGGCTTTAATCGCAAGGAGGTCCTAACCATGCATATATtaactcacacaggagagaagccatttAGCTGTGATGACTGTGGTAAAAGCTTCCGTCTCAAGGGGAACTTAAATAAGCATAGACTCactcacactggagagaaaccctTTGTCTGTAgtgactgtgggaaaagtttTAATCGCAAGGAGGTCCTAACCATGCATATactgactcacacaggagagaagccatttAATTGTGGTGACTGCGGGAAAAGCTTCAGGCAGAAGCGCTCCCTTAAGTTACACATACAggctcacacaggagagaaactaTTGTGGAAGATTAACTAA